From the genome of Miscanthus floridulus cultivar M001 chromosome 10, ASM1932011v1, whole genome shotgun sequence, one region includes:
- the LOC136486600 gene encoding disease resistance protein RGA5-like, with protein sequence MDLVTGAINNLVPKLGELLKEEYKLQKGVRKRVVCLQIELESMSIVLHKVAQLMPDQLDEQVKAWAREVRKVSYDMEDIIDTFLVCVERHEPATMDRFKCLLEKMAKLFNKTKARHKIATAIKDIKKQLQEVADRRGRYMVGDIIAKSTVTIVDPRLSALYNDVTKLVGINKASDDLISMLSPQCDDGAYMMDKVKKVSILGPGGLGKTTLAKAVYEKLKIGFGCGAFVPVGRNPDIKKVFKDILIDLDKQHYTTCFNMMILDERQLIDELRGFLKNKRYFIVIDDIWETQSWETIKLALIENNCGSRIVITTRKFRVATEAGEVYNINPLSDDESRKLLYSRIFGIEADCLGNLPDKVSDKVLKRCGGVPLAIITMANLLVGKPIEEWPEVHNSIAFSSHKDNHHIESTMRILSFSYYDLPSHLKTCLLYLSMFPDDSVISKDPLIWKWIAEGFVRKEKGIGLFELGEQYFNELINRSMIQAVELEEQEGIVQGCRVHDMVLDLIRSLSHEENFLCILDGLDREETLPQSSVRRLSHQNRTVEHNPQARNTGMPQLRSFVTCYCAIGKMIPLLSFRVLRVLAIEYCEFKEGYQLEHLGNLVHLRYLGLIETNIRVLPKEIGHLRFLQTLLLNGTGIEELPSSLRLLPQLMCLHADWKTRTPNWIGMLTSLEDLRIYRGANDRSARRFVKELGSLTGLQVLRAGIAVLDEDMERDLVKSLCNLRKIQYLQLEIILPGIDDTVDASPWMSKVSWEAEGFVLPRHLRCLLLGCIVFSSLLSWINPSCLPNLSKLCVHVVDMNEQDLKVIGTMPELHDLLLPTSSTVTISNIAEGGYFKKLRSCSMLSSMVQFLRNEDSSISFHMWNGEDAMPFGTKKDGEGSVAPSIMPCLEFLEFFFFVQTMKYCNGYCSSIGLEYLTALKKVTVRIGCQGASVVEVEEAEAALRHAAEVHPNHPTLELIRHFEDKMILASDQ encoded by the exons ATGGATCTTGTGACTGGTGCAATTAATAACCTCGTTCCCAAGCTGGGGGAGCTGCTTAAAGAGGAATACAAGCTGCAGAAGGGTGTGAGGAAGCGAGTGGTGTGTCTACAGATAGAGCTCGAGAGCATGAGTATTGTCCTCCACAAGGTGGCCCAGCTAATGCCGGACCAGCTCGATGAGCAGGTCAAGGCATGGGCCCGTGAAGTAAGGAAGGTGTCATatgacatggaagacatcattGACACCTTCCTGGTTTGCGTGGAGCGCCATGAGCCTGCTACCATGGACAGGTTCAAATGCCTCCTGGAGAAGATGGCCAAACTGTTCAACAAAACCAAGGCACGCCATAAAATCGCCACCGCCATCAAAGATATCAAGAAGCAGCTTCAGGAGGTTGCTGACCGGCGTGGCAGGTACATGGTTGGTGATATTATTGCTAAGTCTACTGTAACGATTGTTGATCCTCGCCTGTCAGCTCTGTATAATGACGTGACAAAGCTTGTTGGCATCAACAAGGCAAGTGATGACCTCATATCTATGCTGTCACCCCAATGTGATGATGGGGCATACATGATGGACAAGGTGAAGAAAGTCTCTATTCTTGGACCTGGTGGATTGGGCAAGACCACTCTGGCCAAAGCAGTGTATGAGAAACTTAAAATAGGTTTTGGCTGCGGGGCCTTTGTTCCTGTTGGCCGGAATCCTGACATTAAGAAAGTTTTCAAGGACATTCTCATTGATCTTGACAAACAACACTACACAACATGTTTCAATATGATGATACTAGATGAAAGGCAACTCATTGATGAGCTTCGAGGATTTCTCAAGAACAAAAG GTACTTCATTGTTATTGATGACATATGGGAGACACAATCTTGGGAAACAATCAAGCTGGCTCTGATTGAGAACAATTGTGGAAGTAGAATAGTTATAACTACTCGTAAATTCAGAGTTGCCACGGAAGCCGGTGAAGTTTATAATATAAACCCGCTTTCAGATGATGAATCTAGAAAGTTGCTCTATTCAAGAATATTTGGAATTGAAGCTGATTGTCTTGGTAACTTACCAGATAAAGTGTCTGATAAGGTATTAAAAAGATGTGGTGGTGTACCATTAGCTATCATCACAATGGCTAATTTGTTGGTGGGTAAACCAATTGAGGAATGGCCTGAAGTGCACAACTCTATTGCCTTTAGTAGCCATAAAGATAACCATCACATTGAGAGTACAATGAGAATATTGTCTTTTAGCTACTATGATTTGCCTTCTCATCTGAAGACATGCTTACTATATCTAAGTATGTTTCCAGATGATTCGGTTATCAGTAAAGATCCTTTGATATGGAAATGGATAGCAGAAGGTTTTGTTCGTAAGGAAAAAGGAATTGGGTTATTTGAGCTTGGAGAGCAATATTTCAATGAGCTCATAAATAGAAGCATGATCCAGGCTGTGGAattagaagaacaagaaggcatcGTACAAGGTTGTCGAGTTCATGATATGGTGCTTGATCTCATTCGTTCATTGTCACATGAAGAGAACTTCCTCTGTATATTAGATGGATTAGATAGAGAAGAAACATTACCGCAAAGCAGCGTACGCAGGCTGTCCCACCAAAATAGAACTGTGGAACATAACCCTCAAGCTAGAAATACGGGCATGCCACAACTGAGGTCATTTGTTACCTGTTATTGTGCTATTGGCAAGATGATCCCACTTTTGAGCTTTCGAGTATTACGTGTGCTAGCTATTGAGTATTGCGAGTTTAAGGAAGGTTACCAACTTGAGCATCTTGGGAATTTAGTTCACTTAAGGTACCTTGGACTAATAGAGACAAACATCCGTGTGCTCCCGAAAGAAATAGGACATTTGAGGTTTTTGCAGACACTGCTGTTGAATGGAACGGGGATAGAAGAACTGCCATCAAGCCTCCGGTTGCTTCCACAATTAATGTGCCTACATGCTGACTGGAAGACGAGAACACCAAATTGGATAGGGATGCTTACGTCCCTGGAGGACTTACGGATATACCGTGGTGCCAACGACAGGTCTGCAAGACGGTTTGTGAAGGAACTGGGCAGCCTAACAGGACTGCAGGTCCTCCGTGCTGGCATTGCTGTGTTGGATGAGGACATGGAGAGAGATTTGGTGAAGTCACTATGCAATCTGAGGAAGATCCAGTATCTACAACTAGAAATTATACTTCCAGGTATTGATGACACTGTGGATGCTTCGCCCTGGATGAGTAAAGTGAGCTGGGAGGCAGAAGGCTTTGTCCTCCCTCGGCATCTCAGATGTCTGCTGCTAGGATGCATTGTCTTCTCAAGTCTGCTGTCGTGGATTAATCCCTCCTGTCTTCCCAACCTATCAAAATTGTGTGTGCATGTGGTTGACATGAATGAGCAGGACCTCAAAGTCATTGGTACAATGCCAGAGCTCCATGATCTCCTACTTCCAACAAGCTCCACGGTGACAATCAGTAACATTGCCGAAGGTGGGTATTTCAAGAAGCTGAGGTCCTGTTCGATGCTTTCTTCAATGGTCCAGTTCCTGCGAAATGAGGACTCCAGCATTTCGTTTCATATGTGGAATGGTGAAGATGCTATGCCCTTTGGTACTAAAAAGGATGGCGAAGGCAGCGTAGCACCGTCCATTATGCCATGCCTTGAATTTCTTGAATTCTTTTTCTTCGTCCAGACCATGAAATATTGCAACGGTTACTGCAGCAGTATTGGTCTGGAATACCTCACCGCACTTAAGAAAGTCACTGTCAGAATTGGCTGTCAGGGTGCCTctgtggtggaggtggaggaagCAGAGGCTGCGCTGAGGCACGCTGCAGAGGTCCATCCCAACCATCCCACCCTCGAGCTAATCAGACATTTTGAAGACAAGATGATCCTAGCATCCGATCAATAA
- the LOC136490229 gene encoding uncharacterized protein translates to MHRRRPEFSFPAGSSPARGGLPPLPPANPTAAPRYGDEEEARWLQASPETNYSSGGSGSGSGTGTPSPQLWAQSQSHQLHRQYPASAGSSPSRAQAIAGYRREMLDLVRGLPESAYELSLRDIVEHHHPSPPRDPPSPPHPPPASTAGWRRPTSLAVPVVSAASQEKKDEPAITATADAEDGGGSRGKKKQGRKQRTTMRKQRSRNMERSVSLDTGLLIKLFLPLSIGRKKKKVSPKPDDGKKKKSEKKKQGTKKKEAEVVAVATAAAPAAQPQEEEWWTKSEFSEAGSSSRTSSSNSNSSAASVRNVNGGANPRAPARSWSRKRTGCYAFFRANKGKNGVNQD, encoded by the exons ATGCATCGTCGTCGGCCGGAGTTCAGCTTCCCGGCGGGCTCGTCTCCGGCGCGCGGGGggctgccgccgctgccgccggcgaaCCCGACGGCGGCGCCGCGGTacggggacgaggaggaggcgcgGTGGCTGCAGGCCTCGCCGGAGACGAACTACAGCTCCGgcgggtcggggtcggggtcggggaCGGGCACGCCGTCGCCGCAGCTGTGGGCGCAGTCGCAGTCGCACCAGCTCCACCGGCAGTACCCGGCGTCGGCGGGCAGCTCGCCGTCGCGGGCGCAGGCCATCGCGGGGTACCGCCGCGAGATGCTCGACCTCGTGCGGGGCCTCCCGGAGTCCGCATACGAGCTCTCGCTCCGCGACATCGTCGAGCACCACCACCCGTCCCCGCCCCGCgatcctccctctcctcctcatcctccgccGGCTAGCACCGCCGGGTGGCGGCGCCCCACGAGCCTCGCTGTCCCCGTCGTCTCCGCGGCTTCGCAGGAGAAGAAGGACGAGCCCGCCATCACGGCCACAGCGGACGCCGAGGACGGCGGCGGGTCCAGGGGCAAGAAGAAGCAGGGGAGGAAGCAGAGGACGACGATGCGGAAGCAGCGGAGCCGGAACATGGAGCGGAGCGTCAGCCTCGACACCGGCCTGCTCATCaagctcttcctcccgctctccATCGGCCGCAAGAAGAAGAAGGTCTCACCCAAGCCCGACGAcggcaaaaagaagaagagtgagaagaagaagcaggggacgaagaagaaggaggcggaggtggtggcggtggcgaccGCGGCGGCCCCGGCGGCGCAGCCGCAGGAGGAGGAGTGGTGGACCAAGAGCGAGTTCAGCGAGGCCGGGAGCAGCAGCCggaccagcagcagcaacagcaacagcagcGCCGCCAGCGTCAGGAATGTCAATGGCGGTGCCAATCCCAGAGCGCCGGCCAGGAGTTGGAGCAG AAAGCGGACTGGGTGCTATGCTTTCTTCAGGGCAAACAAGGGCAAAAATGGAGTAAACCAAGACTAG